A window of Pseudoliparis swirei isolate HS2019 ecotype Mariana Trench chromosome 2, NWPU_hadal_v1, whole genome shotgun sequence genomic DNA:
tacagattgtaaagccctttgaggcaaatttgtgatattgggctatatcaaataaactgaatttaattgaattgaacatttcctGTAGGAGCTGGTGGAGACCAAACCAGAGCTCAAAGCAGAGTGAATACTGGTGTTTCAGATGCACACTGGGtatagccccgcctcctcctttcAACATGTGTAAACGGTGGCATTTGGCGGCCTCACCGCGGACGGCGTCGTCGATGCAGTACGTGATGCGGCCGCATTCCCAGGTGCCCGCGTGGGGATTGAACACCATGTTGAAGCGGCTCCCTTCAACAGGACGATCTGGTCCCCCATGTTGAGAGATCTGTCACACACAGGCAACAGTGAGTATGTTTGTTCCACaaagaaatgtttaaaaaaaattaaaaaacgaaACACTTTTAAACATGTATGGAGTCCCACATTTACCGGAAGCCCGGAAGACTTTTGGAGAAACAAATGATGTCCTGAATCATGTCGGTGGTGAGGTCAGTCATGTGTGGAAGAGCCGAGAACAGACCGGCTTTTCGGACCTCTTTGTCCTCGTGGTTCTCTTTCTCAAAGGAACCAGAGACaccggaggcggaggaggatgaggaggaggagaggaagcagagggagCTTTCAGACTGGTTGAACTCAGTCGCGGGAAGCACGTTTCTATCGATGGGCTGAGAAAAGAAAAGCGTCATTCAGATGTGTTAAAAAACGAGGACAGAGAAATCGCCTCAAACACCTCGCTGACGCACCCTGATGCCACGGAAGCGGTAGAACGCCGAGTGGAAGGCGTGGCGGTGGCCACGCAGCAGCTCCTGAATGGTTCCCTGTTGTTGGGATGAAAGCTGTGCCGGTGCCTCGAGCACCTTCTTCGACCGGATCCGGATCCTCCGCTCCAAAACCTCCTCCTCAGACATGACCACTACAGGGACACGAAACACACGGCAGGGAGAGGCGTCGGATTTAAATAGTGGTTTACACTGAGAAAGGTTTCTgatactgggcacttcgcagatgatggaaatcaggctccggatgcggtgaattaagtttaacaatatttaatggcaagaagtttaacaaacaatcaaggctcacgatcgtgggttgGTAGTGATCCCGGCTCCACAGGTACGAGCTGAAGCTGAAGCGAGTGTTGCTGTCTGACCAGGTCAAGATGAAAGAGATTCCTCCCAGCACAAAGAGCTGTTAGTCGTCATCAGCCAATCAACTACTCTCAAAGGTTCGTCCTTTGTTATTCAGTCCTGCAACACCTTCTCGTTGGCTGAAAGTCCAATATCCAAATGGAGGAGGTCAAACGTCCCGACCCCGGGTCACTACGTCACTTCTGGTCAGACAACTAAAAAaagtcccttcacaataaaagtccagtatGTTATTTTCCGGACTAAAGTAACGCCACAGGCTTCAACCGGCCAATTTCTGAATTACTAACTAACATCCTCATGCAACATACTTGTAAACTGTTCCTCTTGCCATTCACATGTTATCATCACATACAGTCAAGACAGTAAACAGTGTCTTTCTAATGCTCTACAATAAATCCATAATACggtcataataatattctccctaatatttcctattataatatcgttctatatgtattcatttaaagcataagacttcctatatgtacatgtgcaagatctaaataaactattacaacctaacacacttttaaaaaaaacttctaaTGTTGAAATAGACTATTCTCAaagcaaatattaatataaaatatcgaTACCATATTAATATGCACATGACATTT
This region includes:
- the nr1i2 gene encoding LOW QUALITY PROTEIN: nuclear receptor subfamily 1 group I member 2 (The sequence of the model RefSeq protein was modified relative to this genomic sequence to represent the inferred CDS: inserted 1 base in 1 codon; substituted 1 base at 1 genomic stop codon) — translated: MSKKDTGIIREAFTRPNEEVDEDGKVTDEEEEPEACVVCGDLANGFHFNALTCEGCKAFFRRAIKRSTPPRCRFLNECDVNKNNRRSCQACRFRKCXAVTTWRRDMVMSEEEVLERRIRIRSKKVLEAPAQLSSQQQGTIQELLRGHRHAFHSAFYRFRGIRPIDRNVLPATEFNQSESSLCFLSSSSSSSASGVSGSFEKENHEDKEVRKAGLFSALPHMTDLTTDMIQDIICFSKSLPGFRSLNMGDQIVLLKGXRFNMVFNPHAGTWECGRITYCIDDAVRGEAAKCHRLHMLKGGGGAIPSVHLKHQYSLCFELWFGLHQLLQEMFNSIKFSLFDIAQYHKFASKGFTICTRRHP